The sequence CCGGGCGAGTGGTTCTTGCTGTCGTTAAATACCATGTTTGGCGCGGTAAGGTAGCGCAGGGCGCGATAATCCGGTTCGAAGGCGGCGGGATAGGTATTAAAAGCCACATCTTCGGTATTATCGGCCCAAAAGGTATCGCCGGTAATAGGCAGCAGCATTTGGTTCGATGTCATTTGCTCTACCATACCGCAAGTCTCTACCGCCTGGCGGGGGTCGTTGTAGCCTTTGCGGGCATTCTCATCCGCACCGAACATGCCGCCCGGCACCTGCCCGTAAATATCGCGCACCAGTTTAAAATCGTTATAAGTAGCATCAAGATCGGCCTTTGCATTACTTTGCTGGTAAAATTGCGCCGGCTCACGGAAGCTTTCGGCAATGTTCACGTTATGCCAGTTGGGTAGTTTATCGGCCTGGCGCCAGTTGGCGGTATTATGGTCTATCTTGGCGGCCAGGTCAAGCAAAAAGCTATCGCCTGTTTTGTTGTATAGCCAGTAAACGCTCACCAGGTTATCGCCGCCACGGCTGTTCTCCCAATAATCCTTCAGGAACATGTTATCGGGAACACTCAGCTCCCATTTAAAATAGCGGGTCATGAACGGCACCACCCTAGCATCGTGCGAATACTCGTACCACGAGATCAAACACCAAAGCATCGGCATATTAGTCCAAAGGTCGCGTTTGCCACGTTTTAGTACCACCGGACCAAAATCTCCATCGGGGCGCTGATTGTTCAGCACGGCATCTATCCAAAATTTCGATTTGGCGATCATCTGCGGGTCGTGCAGCATATAGCCGATATTGGCGTACCCCTTCAGCCAGTAAGGCAATTCCTCCCAGCCGAATTTACCTTTGCCATCTTTATTTATCCAGGCGTTATCGGTTTTGGAGAGCCACTTACTGATCTCGTCCAAATGGCCAGTTAAACCTGAACGCTGTAGTTCTAAAAAATGTTTCAGCCAGCCGCCGGGAATAACGCTGCCAATGGGTAACCTTGCAAAGTATTCCTTTTGCAGCGGGGCACGGTTGCTTAAATAATATGTGTTGATTGTGGTATTGGCAGGCGCTGATACGCGGCTCACCTGTAAAGCACCTTGCGCATGGGCACCGTTTATGACGGCAGCTAATGCCAGCGTGGCAAATGTCTTCCGGATAATATTGGTCATAATAGTTAAGTAGATGTATTTACAATATTAAGGATATATTTTAATTACGGCACCGATACTGGCAAGATCACACCCCTAAATTGTCGCTTTTGCACTGCATCGTATTTGCGGCAGGACATTAACTTTGGGGTATCAATTAAAACGATCAAACATTATGGCAACTCAAATTTTTGTAAATCTACCTGTAAAAGATCTTTCGAAAACCATCGCGTTCTTCGAGGGCCTGGGCTACAGCTTCAACCCGCAATTCACCAACGAACTGGCCGGCTGCATGGTGGTGAGCGATACCATTTACTTTATGATGGTAACCGAGGGTTTCTTCCAGACCTTTACCAATAAACCCATCAGCGATGCTACTAAAGCCACCGAGGTACTGAACTGCGTATCGGTAGAAAGCCGTGAAAAGGCCGACGAACTTTATGACAAGGCTATCGCCGGTGGCGGCCAGCCATCAAAAGAACCAACCGATTACGGCTGGATGTATGGCCGCAGTTTC comes from Mucilaginibacter mali and encodes:
- a CDS encoding VOC family protein — translated: MATQIFVNLPVKDLSKTIAFFEGLGYSFNPQFTNELAGCMVVSDTIYFMMVTEGFFQTFTNKPISDATKATEVLNCVSVESREKADELYDKAIAGGGQPSKEPTDYGWMYGRSFQDLDGHQWEVMYLDPAGPPAEH
- a CDS encoding beta-L-arabinofuranosidase domain-containing protein — its product is MTNIIRKTFATLALAAVINGAHAQGALQVSRVSAPANTTINTYYLSNRAPLQKEYFARLPIGSVIPGGWLKHFLELQRSGLTGHLDEISKWLSKTDNAWINKDGKGKFGWEELPYWLKGYANIGYMLHDPQMIAKSKFWIDAVLNNQRPDGDFGPVVLKRGKRDLWTNMPMLWCLISWYEYSHDARVVPFMTRYFKWELSVPDNMFLKDYWENSRGGDNLVSVYWLYNKTGDSFLLDLAAKIDHNTANWRQADKLPNWHNVNIAESFREPAQFYQQSNAKADLDATYNDFKLVRDIYGQVPGGMFGADENARKGYNDPRQAVETCGMVEQMTSNQMLLPITGDTFWADNTEDVAFNTYPAAFEPDYRALRYLTAPNMVFNDSKNHSPGIANDGPFLMMNPFSSRCCQHNHAAGWVYYAENSWMATPDNGLAAQLYFQNSVKAKVGNGKTISISQNTQYPFSDRVAFTINTAGTVNFPLYLRVPNWCDAPKVQLNGKIISVDPKGGGYIRISNNWHNGDRLTLILPMNINVRQWEQNKNSVSVNYGPLTYSLKIKENYIKGDSKTTAMDDSGWQEGADANKWPSYEIHPGSDWNYGLVLDKDAAKSFTVVKKKYPADNNPFINANAPIELKVKGKQIAEWGIDQYGLAGILPQSPVVSNANETTLTLVPMGGARLRISAFPVIAK